A stretch of the Gemmatimonadota bacterium genome encodes the following:
- the rpsI gene encoding 30S ribosomal protein S9: MAGEVKNQIQTVGRRKRSVARVILRPGAGEWKVNGREMADYFPRPTHQIRVQEPFKVTDLEGQFDVTIRVHGGGLTGQSDAVRMGLARAILQHDEELRPLLRERGMLTRDARQVERKKPGQPKARKRFQFSKR; the protein is encoded by the coding sequence ATGGCAGGCGAAGTCAAGAACCAGATTCAGACGGTGGGACGCCGCAAGAGGTCTGTCGCGCGGGTGATTCTGCGCCCGGGTGCCGGCGAATGGAAGGTCAACGGTCGTGAGATGGCCGACTACTTCCCCCGTCCAACGCACCAGATCCGCGTGCAAGAGCCGTTCAAGGTCACGGATCTCGAGGGGCAGTTCGACGTTACGATCCGCGTCCACGGGGGCGGCCTCACGGGGCAGTCCGACGCGGTGCGCATGGGGCTGGCGCGTGCCATCCTGCAACACGACGAGGAGCTGCGCCCCCTCCTCCGCGAGAGGGGCATGCTCACCCGGGACGCGCGTCAAGTGGAGCGCAAGAAGCCCGGCCAACCGAAAGCCCGAAAGCGCTTCCAGTTCTCGAAGCGCTAG
- a CDS encoding MBL fold metallo-hydrolase: protein MRVAVLGSGSAGNATFVWAGNTRVLVDAGFSGKDLTRRLETLSHGPDKIDAIIVTHDHGDHTRGMGVFARRHGTPLYMTERTRAACAKLLRGEETIVEYRPGRAFNIGDVRVEPFLTVHDAADPVGVALVDECTGLRLGVATDLGRPTAQVRHALSLCDLLILEANHDEVLLHTSGYPASVRRRIASSHGHLSNQAAARFVIDLLHPRLACVVLAHLSKECNRPALAHSVVGEALEKAGWSGHLEIALQDRPTALLDVEELRYRAGPSQLSFL, encoded by the coding sequence ATGAGGGTCGCGGTCTTGGGCAGCGGGAGTGCCGGCAACGCGACCTTCGTCTGGGCCGGCAACACCCGCGTGCTCGTCGACGCAGGCTTCAGCGGGAAGGACCTCACGCGCCGGCTCGAAACTCTCAGCCACGGTCCCGACAAGATCGACGCCATCATCGTGACGCACGACCATGGCGACCACACTCGTGGCATGGGGGTCTTTGCTCGCCGGCATGGCACACCGCTGTATATGACCGAACGCACGCGGGCGGCGTGCGCGAAGCTGCTGCGGGGCGAAGAGACGATCGTCGAGTACCGGCCCGGACGGGCGTTCAACATCGGAGATGTTCGCGTGGAGCCGTTCCTGACGGTGCACGACGCGGCCGACCCGGTGGGCGTCGCGCTCGTCGACGAGTGCACGGGCCTTCGTCTCGGGGTCGCCACCGACCTGGGACGGCCCACCGCTCAGGTCCGGCATGCGCTGTCCTTGTGTGACCTCCTGATTCTGGAGGCGAACCACGACGAGGTTCTCCTGCATACCAGCGGCTACCCGGCCTCGGTACGCCGCCGTATCGCATCGAGCCACGGACACCTCTCCAATCAGGCAGCGGCACGCTTCGTGATTGACCTGCTCCATCCGCGGCTAGCCTGCGTCGTCCTAGCCCACTTGTCCAAGGAGTGCAACCGGCCGGCCCTCGCGCACAGCGTCGTCGGAGAGGCGCTCGAAAAGGCTGGCTGGTCAGGGCATCTGGAGATCGCGCTTCAAGATCGGCCGACGGCCCTACTCGACGTGGAAGAGCTTCGCTACAGAGCCGGTCCGAGCCAGCTCAGCTTCCTGTAG
- a CDS encoding phosphatidate cytidylyltransferase has product MSPGNELGRRWAVAIVGVPVVLGLLYAGGWVLAVPVAILAGLGTMETYRLAEQKGTRPFRWLGAAAAAGLVLLAAAYPSFTAFAPWALTVVVAVAFFAVLAAIARGADRHPLASVAATLFGTLYVGFSLAFVPMLHELPSIDAWGEVIPKAGIGLLVVALPLTSTWIGDSVAFFAGTAWGRTRILPSVSPKKSWLGSVVGLLGAAVGAALWHLVAEPYLPGMPIRRVAVAAVVGAVLGVGAQVGDFAESLFKREAGVKDSGTIFQGHGGVLDRLDALIVTLPMAYALLVLLGSTR; this is encoded by the coding sequence GTGAGCCCGGGGAACGAGCTCGGGCGGCGGTGGGCCGTTGCGATCGTCGGAGTCCCGGTTGTTCTTGGGCTGCTCTATGCGGGCGGTTGGGTATTGGCTGTGCCCGTCGCGATACTCGCCGGACTCGGAACGATGGAGACGTACCGCCTCGCCGAGCAAAAAGGCACGCGCCCGTTCCGCTGGCTCGGCGCCGCCGCCGCGGCTGGGCTCGTACTCCTCGCCGCGGCGTACCCCAGCTTCACAGCCTTTGCCCCTTGGGCCCTGACCGTTGTCGTAGCGGTCGCGTTCTTCGCCGTGCTCGCGGCGATCGCGCGCGGAGCGGACCGCCACCCCCTCGCGTCCGTGGCGGCCACGCTCTTCGGCACGCTCTATGTCGGTTTCTCCTTGGCGTTCGTACCCATGCTGCACGAGCTGCCGTCGATCGATGCATGGGGAGAGGTGATTCCGAAGGCGGGGATCGGTTTACTCGTGGTAGCACTACCCCTGACGAGCACCTGGATCGGGGACTCAGTCGCGTTCTTCGCTGGCACCGCCTGGGGTCGAACCAGGATTCTGCCCTCGGTCAGCCCCAAGAAGAGTTGGCTCGGGTCGGTGGTGGGCCTGCTCGGCGCGGCGGTCGGAGCAGCGCTATGGCATCTCGTGGCTGAACCGTATTTGCCAGGGATGCCGATCAGAAGGGTGGCAGTCGCGGCTGTTGTGGGCGCCGTACTAGGAGTGGGCGCCCAGGTCGGAGACTTTGCGGAGTCGCTGTTCAAACGGGAGGCCGGAGTAAAGGATTCGGGCACGATCTTCCAGGGGCACGGGGGCGTACTCGACCGGCTCGACGCCCTCATCGTCACGCTTCCGATGGCGTACGCACTACTAGTTCTGTTAGGAAGCACACGGTGA
- a CDS encoding mannose-1-phosphate guanylyltransferase, with protein MSTRERPKQLLPLASERPLIVDTVERARVLVPDDRLRILAGRHLVEPFRTVLNDLSDAAYWIEPEARGTCPVLAWASWEIHRRDPEAVMVSLHADHRVDSLPAFQRTIHAAAEIARRENVLVCVGAVPDRVETGFGHLERGEALETSGEIAAHRVKTFHEKPDADTARRYVRDGHLWNTGIFVWKVSTFLSELAEHAPEVSKCLALLDEGVDAFFEAVPVCVVDTAVMERSGRVATVEALFSWDDVGSWEALSRSRPADSDGNVLIGDAVTVDGNGNIAFADHGKVVLFGVDDLVVVRTDDATLVMPRERAAHLKTLLTALEGSEE; from the coding sequence GTGAGCACCCGCGAGAGACCCAAACAGCTGCTCCCGCTGGCCAGCGAGCGGCCGCTCATCGTAGACACTGTCGAGCGAGCCAGGGTGCTCGTGCCCGACGATCGTCTACGCATTCTGGCCGGACGGCACCTCGTTGAACCGTTCCGCACGGTGCTCAACGACCTGTCCGACGCGGCCTACTGGATCGAACCGGAGGCGCGAGGCACCTGTCCCGTGCTCGCCTGGGCTTCCTGGGAGATTCACAGGCGCGATCCCGAGGCTGTCATGGTCAGCCTTCACGCGGACCACCGCGTCGACTCCCTGCCTGCGTTTCAGAGGACCATCCACGCAGCCGCGGAGATCGCCCGAAGAGAAAACGTTCTGGTCTGCGTCGGGGCCGTTCCGGATCGGGTCGAGACGGGATTCGGACACTTGGAGCGGGGGGAAGCGCTCGAAACGAGTGGCGAGATCGCTGCACACCGGGTGAAGACCTTTCACGAGAAGCCGGACGCCGACACGGCGCGGCGGTACGTGAGGGATGGTCATCTGTGGAATACCGGCATCTTCGTCTGGAAAGTGTCGACCTTCCTTTCCGAGTTGGCCGAGCACGCCCCGGAAGTCTCCAAGTGCCTGGCTCTTCTGGACGAGGGCGTCGACGCGTTCTTCGAGGCGGTGCCCGTGTGCGTCGTCGATACGGCAGTCATGGAGCGCTCGGGGCGCGTGGCGACGGTCGAAGCGCTCTTCTCATGGGACGATGTCGGGAGTTGGGAAGCGCTTTCACGCTCACGGCCTGCGGACTCCGACGGAAACGTGCTGATCGGCGACGCAGTCACGGTGGATGGGAACGGGAACATCGCTTTCGCGGATCACGGCAAGGTCGTGCTCTTCGGCGTCGATGACCTCGTCGTCGTTCGTACTGATGATGCCACGCTGGTGATGCCGAGGGAGCGCGCGGCGCACCTCAAGACGCTACTGACGGCGCTGGAGGGAAGCGAGGAATGA
- a CDS encoding UMP kinase, which produces MSNVAPDLRYKRVLLKLSGEALAGDRGFGIDPSVVDQLTDEIRSIVEMGVTLGVVIGGGNIVRGAMASKEGMDRVQADYMGMLSTVINALAVQDLLEHKGVETRVMTAIRMEEIAEPYIRRRALRHMEKDRVVLFAGGTGNPYFSTDTAAALRAIEMGSDVVIKATKVQGVYTADPAKDPDAEFIPNITFQEIVSRELAVMDAAAVSLCKENGLPIIVLNLENRGAVASAIRGEHVGTLVS; this is translated from the coding sequence ATGAGCAACGTGGCTCCAGATCTTCGATACAAGCGAGTGCTTCTCAAGCTGTCCGGTGAGGCGCTCGCCGGGGATCGTGGCTTCGGGATCGATCCCTCCGTCGTCGACCAGCTCACCGACGAGATCCGATCCATCGTGGAGATGGGCGTGACGCTGGGCGTCGTGATCGGTGGCGGCAACATCGTGCGCGGAGCGATGGCGTCCAAGGAAGGGATGGACCGTGTTCAGGCGGACTACATGGGTATGCTTTCCACCGTCATCAACGCGCTTGCGGTTCAGGACCTCCTGGAGCACAAAGGCGTGGAGACTCGGGTCATGACCGCGATCCGGATGGAGGAGATCGCAGAGCCGTATATCCGGCGGCGGGCGTTGCGCCACATGGAGAAGGACCGCGTCGTACTGTTCGCGGGAGGCACAGGGAACCCGTACTTCTCCACCGATACCGCCGCGGCGCTGCGGGCGATCGAGATGGGGTCCGACGTCGTCATCAAGGCCACGAAAGTACAGGGCGTGTATACTGCTGACCCGGCGAAGGACCCCGACGCCGAGTTCATCCCGAACATCACGTTCCAGGAGATCGTGAGCCGCGAACTCGCCGTGATGGATGCGGCGGCGGTGTCGCTTTGCAAGGAGAACGGCCTCCCGATCATCGTGCTCAACCTCGAGAACCGCGGCGCAGTCGCGAGTGCGATCCGTGGTGAGCACGTGGGAACCCTTGTATCGTAG
- the tsf gene encoding translation elongation factor Ts yields MISAKDVKELRDMTGAGMMDCKRALAETEGDLEKAVDRLRASGAAKAAKRSEKSANEGTIGSYVHFDSRTAVIVELNCETDFVANTDDFKALAKDLALHVASMAPLAVSSDDIPAEVIERERAVYVEQVKQEGKPDSIADRIVEGKLNKFFKQSTLMAQPFVKDSDKTIEELITEVSARTGEKIEVTRFCRMKVGETQ; encoded by the coding sequence ATGATCAGCGCGAAGGATGTGAAGGAGCTCCGCGACATGACCGGCGCGGGGATGATGGACTGCAAGAGGGCGCTAGCGGAGACGGAGGGCGACCTGGAGAAGGCGGTTGATCGGCTGCGCGCCAGTGGGGCCGCCAAGGCGGCGAAGCGATCCGAGAAGTCGGCCAATGAGGGGACCATCGGCAGCTACGTTCACTTCGACAGCCGGACCGCGGTCATCGTCGAGCTCAACTGTGAGACCGACTTCGTCGCCAACACGGACGACTTCAAGGCCCTCGCGAAGGATCTCGCGCTGCATGTTGCGTCGATGGCGCCGTTGGCGGTTTCTTCTGACGACATCCCGGCTGAGGTCATCGAGCGCGAGCGCGCGGTGTACGTCGAGCAGGTGAAGCAGGAGGGCAAACCCGATAGCATCGCCGACAGGATCGTCGAGGGTAAGTTGAACAAGTTCTTCAAGCAGAGCACGCTCATGGCGCAGCCCTTCGTGAAGGACTCCGACAAGACGATCGAGGAGCTGATCACCGAGGTTTCCGCCCGCACGGGAGAGAAGATCGAAGTGACGCGCTTCTGCCGCATGAAGGTTGGTGAGACGCAATAG
- the rplM gene encoding 50S ribosomal protein L13 — MRTYTPKAGEITHHWWVVDATDRPLGRLATQIAVILRGKHKPMYTPHLDVGDNVVVVNAEKVVLTGKKADQKTYFRHSGYMGGEKHIPFRRMIETHPERVIELAVKGMLPKNALGRTIRKKLKVYAGADHPHQGQRPEPLDI, encoded by the coding sequence ATGAGAACGTATACGCCAAAAGCTGGAGAAATCACGCACCACTGGTGGGTCGTCGACGCGACCGACAGGCCGCTCGGACGACTCGCCACGCAGATCGCCGTGATTCTTCGGGGCAAACATAAGCCGATGTACACCCCTCACCTGGACGTGGGCGACAACGTGGTCGTCGTCAACGCCGAGAAGGTGGTGCTCACCGGGAAGAAGGCCGATCAGAAGACGTACTTCCGCCACTCCGGTTATATGGGTGGGGAAAAGCACATCCCCTTCCGCCGCATGATCGAGACGCACCCGGAGCGGGTGATCGAGCTCGCTGTCAAGGGCATGCTGCCGAAGAACGCTCTCGGTCGGACGATAAGAAAGAAACTGAAGGTATACGCGGGCGCGGATCATCCCCATCAGGGCCAGCGGCCCGAGCCCCTGGACATCTGA
- the frr gene encoding ribosome recycling factor, with protein sequence MPTVEDARKRMEAALDALRREFATVRTGKATPALLDTVRVDAYGSKMPINQVATVNTPEPSLLVVQPFDKTLLADIERAIMVADLGLNPANDGNIIRIPVPPLNEERRKEYVKLLHKMAEEGRVSLRHARRIVREEIHGLVKEHELGEDEGRRREDALEKLTHEYGDKIDELMKHKEEEVMAI encoded by the coding sequence ATGCCGACCGTGGAGGATGCAAGGAAGCGCATGGAGGCGGCGCTCGACGCCCTCCGGCGTGAGTTCGCAACCGTACGCACGGGAAAGGCCACACCGGCCCTTCTCGATACCGTACGGGTCGACGCCTACGGCTCGAAGATGCCCATCAATCAAGTCGCCACCGTGAACACTCCGGAGCCGAGCCTGCTCGTGGTGCAGCCCTTCGACAAGACCCTGCTCGCGGACATCGAGCGGGCGATCATGGTGGCGGATCTGGGGCTCAATCCGGCCAACGACGGCAACATCATCCGAATCCCGGTTCCACCGCTCAACGAAGAGCGTCGGAAGGAATACGTGAAGCTCCTGCACAAGATGGCGGAGGAGGGGCGTGTCTCGTTGCGGCACGCACGTCGCATCGTGCGGGAGGAGATCCACGGGCTCGTGAAGGAACACGAGCTCGGTGAGGACGAGGGACGTCGACGCGAGGACGCGCTCGAAAAGCTGACGCACGAGTACGGCGACAAGATCGACGAACTGATGAAGCACAAAGAAGAAGAGGTGATGGCCATCTAG
- the rpsB gene encoding 30S ribosomal protein S2: MSQIGLNQLLEAGVHFGHQTRRWNPKMKPFIFTERNGIHIIDLRKTLDRLKIAQQAIREVVLRGDRVLFVCTKKQLRTIVEQEGERCGAFYVTERWLGGMLTNFQTIRKQIRRLKELERGQEENAFEFYTKKERLVLDRERLKLDKYLVGVKDMSRLPGAIFIVDAKREMIAVREAAKLSIPIIAITDTNADPDLVDFPIPGNDDAIRSVSLIAKAIADTIEVARKEVPDEERRRVDDLAATVYSTETGETTEGQAPQRRRPRRKRRPRPEAIAQLMDGEGRAGAADSSQGESASATDVGEAPEAAAEEAASEDGATETPAEESDADRKTVADEQTEESAESEG; encoded by the coding sequence ATGTCTCAGATAGGCCTCAACCAACTCCTGGAGGCCGGAGTACACTTCGGTCACCAGACGCGCCGTTGGAACCCGAAGATGAAGCCCTTCATCTTCACCGAGCGCAACGGCATCCATATCATCGACCTGCGCAAGACGCTCGATCGGCTCAAGATCGCGCAGCAGGCCATTCGCGAGGTCGTACTGCGCGGGGACCGAGTCCTCTTCGTGTGCACGAAGAAGCAGCTTCGGACCATCGTCGAGCAGGAAGGCGAGCGCTGCGGGGCGTTCTATGTGACCGAACGCTGGCTGGGCGGCATGCTCACCAACTTCCAGACGATCCGGAAACAGATTCGCCGGCTCAAGGAGCTCGAGCGCGGCCAGGAAGAGAACGCTTTCGAGTTCTACACGAAGAAAGAGCGGCTCGTCCTAGATCGAGAGCGCCTCAAACTCGACAAGTACCTTGTGGGCGTGAAGGACATGAGCCGCTTGCCCGGCGCGATCTTCATCGTCGACGCCAAGCGGGAGATGATCGCGGTTCGTGAGGCTGCCAAGCTCAGTATTCCAATCATTGCGATCACTGATACGAACGCCGATCCCGACCTCGTCGACTTCCCGATCCCGGGCAACGACGACGCCATCCGCTCGGTCAGCCTGATTGCCAAGGCGATCGCGGATACGATCGAGGTTGCCCGCAAGGAGGTTCCGGACGAGGAACGCCGCCGGGTCGATGATTTGGCGGCGACGGTGTACTCGACCGAAACGGGAGAGACGACTGAAGGTCAGGCCCCGCAGCGCAGACGTCCGCGTCGCAAGCGGCGTCCGCGTCCCGAGGCGATCGCACAGCTGATGGACGGCGAGGGGCGCGCCGGAGCGGCCGATAGCTCGCAGGGGGAGTCGGCGTCCGCAACGGACGTAGGCGAGGCTCCGGAAGCCGCAGCAGAGGAAGCCGCGTCAGAGGACGGCGCGACGGAAACGCCTGCCGAGGAGTCCGACGCCGATCGGAAGACGGTGGCCGACGAGCAGACTGAGGAGTCTGCGGAGTCCGAGGGATAG
- a CDS encoding response regulator, translating to MPDQQAHRRGGRILVVDDEPHIRRVLNTILTNDGFDVVEAMDGSAGMEAVKSDAEFDFILLDFMMPGATGLEVLARIRASDHRAETPVIILTAKGQDTDRTAALAGGANDFLTKPFSPKKLVARIHEILDAN from the coding sequence GTGCCCGACCAGCAAGCCCATCGCAGAGGTGGGCGCATCCTCGTGGTCGACGATGAGCCTCACATTCGACGGGTCCTCAACACGATCCTCACCAACGACGGATTCGACGTGGTCGAAGCTATGGACGGCTCAGCGGGCATGGAGGCGGTCAAGTCGGACGCCGAGTTCGACTTTATCCTACTCGACTTCATGATGCCCGGCGCGACTGGGCTCGAGGTGCTCGCCAGGATCAGGGCCAGTGACCATCGAGCAGAAACCCCGGTGATCATCTTAACGGCAAAGGGCCAGGACACGGATAGAACGGCGGCGCTCGCTGGCGGCGCCAACGACTTCCTCACCAAACCTTTTAGCCCCAAGAAGCTCGTTGCCCGAATCCACGAGATCCTCGACGCGAACTGA
- a CDS encoding isoprenyl transferase, translating to MSSQRLDRIRLNGDVPRHVAVIMDGNGRWARQRSLPRHLGHREGMKSVRETIEGALETGIEVLTLFAFSTENWNRPQQEVSALMSLLQLYARRERDELKRQGVEVHVLGDLDRIDDQSRRAVDTIVEGTLGGTELRLNLMISYGGREEIIRSARILTERVARGELLPEEIDDEALSSTLFTAGLPDPDLLIRTSGEYRLSNFMLWQLAYTELYVSQVLWPDFDRESLFEAVLDYQRRERRFGRVGAT from the coding sequence ATGTCCTCGCAGCGCCTCGATCGCATTCGTTTGAACGGCGACGTGCCTCGGCACGTCGCCGTCATCATGGACGGGAACGGGCGCTGGGCTCGCCAGCGGTCCTTGCCGCGGCACCTCGGGCATCGGGAAGGCATGAAGTCGGTGCGCGAAACGATCGAAGGTGCCCTCGAGACAGGCATCGAGGTCCTCACGCTTTTTGCGTTTTCGACCGAGAATTGGAACCGGCCGCAGCAGGAAGTCTCAGCACTGATGTCGCTGCTGCAGCTGTACGCCCGCAGGGAGCGGGACGAGCTCAAGAGGCAGGGCGTCGAGGTGCACGTGTTGGGGGATCTGGATCGCATCGACGATCAAAGCCGGCGCGCAGTGGACACGATCGTCGAAGGCACTCTTGGGGGGACCGAGCTCCGCCTCAACCTGATGATCTCCTACGGGGGCAGGGAGGAGATCATCCGCTCGGCACGCATTCTGACCGAACGCGTCGCCCGGGGTGAGCTGTTGCCGGAAGAGATCGACGACGAGGCGTTGAGCTCCACGCTCTTCACGGCTGGACTGCCGGACCCCGACTTGCTCATCCGCACGTCGGGAGAGTACCGACTCAGCAACTTCATGCTCTGGCAGCTGGCGTATACGGAGCTCTACGTTTCCCAGGTCCTCTGGCCCGACTTCGATCGCGAGAGCCTCTTCGAGGCGGTTCTGGACTACCAGCGGCGTGAACGCCGATTCGGTCGCGTAGGAGCGACGTGA
- the rseP gene encoding RIP metalloprotease RseP — MTLLATIIVLGVLIFVHELGHFAAAKAVGVQVQRFSIGLGPKIFGVKRGETEYVLSAIPLGGYVKMGGMDDEVMERLEGGGEAPREPSARDFDAQPIWARTFVISAGVIMNMLFAFGVFTFVAAKWGMGEWSTTRVGHVVAAALPAGTGDLAEIPAGSRFVRFGDSEVHDWGDVRRGFYGSDPGPIEIELAEPRMVIEIRIPGEESDRRDLFSSVLPWAEAGVGAVKPGSPADQAGLEAGDRIVSVSGIPVEHWYEFVRLIEARPGERVELGIVRDGQEIMRPVTLDSEEGRGVDGSVALLGKAGIYPPEGDVVYHSVSLGDAFVFGYGRTVGVTRMILGFLRDLVTGGVSPRSLGSIVMIGQASGQAAAAGMSTFLSFMALFSINLAVLNLLPIPVLDGGHLVFLGIEAVRGGRGLSLKQKLRWSNVGFLVIVAIMLWALSNDFLRLLGI; from the coding sequence ATGACTCTTTTGGCAACAATCATCGTGCTCGGTGTGCTGATCTTCGTGCACGAGCTGGGTCACTTCGCCGCAGCGAAGGCGGTGGGTGTGCAGGTACAGCGGTTTTCGATCGGGCTGGGCCCCAAGATCTTCGGGGTGAAGCGTGGTGAGACCGAGTACGTACTGAGCGCGATCCCGCTAGGCGGATACGTGAAGATGGGCGGCATGGACGACGAGGTGATGGAGCGGCTCGAGGGTGGAGGCGAGGCGCCCCGTGAGCCGAGTGCGCGTGACTTCGACGCGCAGCCGATCTGGGCGAGAACGTTCGTGATCTCTGCGGGCGTGATCATGAACATGCTGTTCGCGTTCGGCGTGTTCACCTTCGTCGCCGCGAAGTGGGGCATGGGCGAGTGGAGCACGACCCGCGTAGGCCACGTCGTTGCTGCCGCCCTGCCGGCGGGGACGGGGGATCTCGCGGAAATCCCGGCCGGAAGCCGCTTCGTACGCTTCGGGGATTCCGAGGTCCACGACTGGGGCGACGTGCGGCGTGGCTTCTACGGGTCCGACCCTGGTCCGATCGAGATCGAGTTGGCCGAGCCTCGCATGGTCATCGAGATCCGCATCCCTGGCGAAGAGTCCGACCGGCGCGATCTCTTCAGTTCCGTGTTGCCTTGGGCCGAGGCCGGTGTAGGAGCCGTGAAGCCGGGCTCACCCGCGGACCAGGCGGGACTCGAGGCTGGGGACCGGATCGTCTCGGTGTCGGGCATCCCGGTCGAGCACTGGTACGAGTTTGTGCGCTTGATCGAGGCTCGACCCGGAGAGCGTGTCGAGCTCGGGATCGTGCGCGACGGCCAGGAGATCATGCGTCCGGTCACGCTCGATTCTGAGGAAGGGCGGGGCGTGGACGGCTCCGTAGCCCTTTTGGGGAAGGCGGGAATTTACCCGCCAGAGGGTGACGTGGTCTACCATTCCGTCTCCCTCGGAGACGCCTTCGTGTTCGGCTACGGGCGGACCGTCGGGGTCACGCGAATGATTCTCGGTTTCCTCAGAGATCTCGTCACCGGTGGCGTCTCGCCCCGTTCCTTGGGCAGCATCGTCATGATCGGTCAGGCGTCCGGCCAGGCCGCGGCCGCAGGCATGAGCACGTTCCTGAGCTTCATGGCGCTGTTCAGCATTAATCTGGCAGTGCTGAACCTACTCCCGATCCCCGTGCTGGACGGTGGCCATCTGGTCTTCCTGGGAATCGAAGCGGTCCGCGGCGGACGAGGGCTTTCGCTCAAACAGAAGCTGCGATGGAGCAACGTCGGCTTTCTAGTCATCGTCGCCATCATGCTTTGGGCGCTGTCGAACGACTTCTTGCGCCTTCTGGGTATCTAG
- a CDS encoding 1-deoxy-D-xylulose-5-phosphate reductoisomerase: MIRVAILGSTGSIGKSALQVIARHPDRFQVVTLAAQRQVEALWAQVEKFSPRLAVLADESVPLPASSSLTRWQSGRQALLAAAADPEVDVVLNALVGAAGLEPTLMALEAGHRLALANKESLVAGGALVLRAAEMAGSRIVPIDSEHSAILQCLEGSRPESVRRLVLTASGGPLRGRNREELWHVRPEDALRHPTWKMGAKITIDSATLANKALEVIEAHYLYGLAYDRIDAVVHPQSIIHSFVEFVDGSVLSQLGFPTMELPILYALSYPERVEDEALRTYDPVRSSPLTFEEIDRAAFPLFGLGIEAGVKGGAAPAAYNAGNEIAVQAFLEGRIRFPEMADVVSEAIEGVGVGQLTSVEDVLAVDGTARAVATEAAHRLGEARMGTTS; this comes from the coding sequence GTGATTCGGGTCGCGATCCTGGGATCCACCGGATCGATCGGGAAGAGCGCTTTGCAGGTCATCGCGCGGCATCCCGACCGGTTCCAGGTCGTCACGCTGGCGGCGCAGCGCCAGGTGGAGGCACTGTGGGCCCAGGTGGAGAAGTTCTCTCCCCGGCTGGCCGTGCTAGCGGACGAATCGGTCCCGCTCCCGGCGAGCTCTAGCCTGACTCGGTGGCAGTCGGGCCGTCAGGCGCTGCTCGCCGCGGCCGCCGACCCGGAAGTCGACGTGGTCCTGAACGCACTGGTGGGCGCCGCCGGACTAGAGCCCACGCTGATGGCGCTGGAGGCAGGACACCGCCTTGCCCTCGCGAACAAGGAATCGTTGGTCGCGGGCGGCGCGCTCGTCTTGCGGGCGGCAGAGATGGCAGGGTCTCGGATCGTGCCGATCGACTCGGAGCACAGCGCCATCCTGCAGTGCCTCGAAGGCAGTAGACCCGAGTCGGTCCGGCGTCTTGTGCTCACGGCGTCCGGTGGTCCGCTACGAGGGCGGAACCGAGAGGAGCTCTGGCACGTCCGGCCTGAAGATGCGTTGCGGCACCCTACTTGGAAGATGGGGGCGAAGATCACGATCGATTCGGCCACGCTCGCAAACAAAGCGCTCGAGGTCATCGAGGCTCACTACCTCTACGGTCTCGCTTACGACCGGATCGATGCGGTTGTGCACCCTCAGTCGATCATCCACTCCTTCGTGGAGTTCGTTGACGGCTCAGTGCTCTCGCAGCTCGGGTTCCCCACCATGGAACTGCCGATACTGTATGCACTGAGTTATCCTGAGAGGGTGGAAGATGAGGCGTTACGAACGTACGACCCGGTGCGGTCGTCGCCGCTGACGTTCGAGGAGATAGACCGGGCGGCGTTTCCACTCTTTGGCCTCGGCATCGAGGCAGGGGTGAAGGGTGGGGCGGCGCCAGCCGCGTACAACGCCGGGAACGAGATCGCGGTTCAGGCGTTCCTGGAAGGAAGGATTCGGTTCCCGGAGATGGCGGATGTGGTTAGCGAAGCCATCGAAGGAGTCGGGGTGGGGCAACTAACGAGTGTAGAGGATGTGCTGGCCGTCGACGGGACGGCACGGGCGGTGGCCACCGAGGCGGCTCATCGGCTCGGTGAGGCGAGAATGGGAACGACTTCATGA